atttttaaaaaataatgtaatataacacaaaattgtatttaatcatataatttaattatcaatgaaatgttaaatattcataatttattttcatttttagttatatatttatatagttcaaatcctcttttttacttaaataacatttttttttataattcaaaccAAAACGATGTTATACTTTAAGAAGTCATTGTTTACTCAATTAAGTAGAAGAATAAGGATAGACAATGAAATTTTTTGTAAgaaattttaatagaaaatgataatttaaaaattatttctcttattaaatttttattcacttATTAAATATCACATCATTCCCTTATAGATATAATATGATTATGATTTTGTGTTTCtagttcaatttaaatttaaagtaagaaaaaaattacaatatcaTTAACATTATACCaataaaatcacttaattaattaaaatattaaaataatttttatttatattaatttaatttttactttatattttaaaaatgaatctaataaaattttcaaatactattttaaaatattataattttttttaaaacctaagATCAAACTAACTCTAAGAACTCATTTAGTGTgagtttttgttaaaattttatcttatttaaaaataaataaatcacataattGTCATTATAACAatcaaattacttattttattaattaaaatattaaaaaataaaaaatcataattaaactaattaaaaatttaaatgacctactttttttttttatcttttcctTTTTATTGAACAAGGTTTttgaaccaaaaaaaataaaaataaagcagAGTGTTTTTTGACTTTTTAAGGAATTATATGGGCCATACTATTGTACATATGTTTAGAAGTTGTTAAAGTAAAagtgatattaattttttatattatataaaatatgactgaaaatataaaatttattagataattaCATCATTAAAGTTTAAAGTAAAATGtcagtatttttttaatatttaatatacaaaatatattaaatagataaacttTATTAGGTAAGTACATAATACaagtttaaagtaaaaatatttttttaatatttaatgaaatcaacataattaaataaatagttaaagtAAGAAGTAAAGTTATTTTCTAATGTTTGATTTAGGAAATGTTATTAAATGGATAAAACCTTATTAAGTAACAATTTTGAAATAGAAATttctcaacaaaataaaatttctatttaCTTTTGACCTATTATTCACATTTATgataagaaaaacaataaaagaagaaaaaaaagtagagTTTCTAAATtgaacatttttatttgtttataaccAATTGATTTATCATCACATCTCAAatgcattaattattttgtgaaCATTTTTGCTAGAAAGAAGCCAAAACATTCATTGTCACAAAAACATAACTatgtttgatcttggatttgtttttgaaaaaaaaaatgattttttttttatataagattatttatcaaaatatttttttatatttaaaatttaaatttaataaaactaattgaAGTGTGAAAACAatgctgaaaaaataaaataatttttcctcttctcttttttctcacattttttgttattatttttcatcGGTAATTGGTAATTTGACACATCATTATCTCCTCCACTCTTTTATCAAATTCCAAGTTTATTTATGTgtcatttacaaataaattaaacatcaattttattaattttgttacaaAAAGtctattaaaaagtaaaaaaaatgtttaataataatgataaaatattacgtaaaaaaaatgtaacttaataaattatcgagctcgtaaattcaCTAGAGAAAATGATTAATTCTTTCCATAGACTCTATTccctttttaaatttaaaaaaacatccTAATATTAGAGCATCCCCATCTGTAGGTACAAATCTGATGTGGACAGAATTTGTACCTGGGTACACTAATGGGAGATGGGTACaaatctagagagagaaagatgagTAGCAAAGTTTTGCTATCGGGTACAAATGAGAAAAAGCCAAAAAAAAATGGTCCCCATCCTacttttttatgtaaaaaaaataaacatttaaaaataaatatgaccgttttttctaaaaaattaacatgtgcttttttttaaattatttatttaaaaaaataaccgtttttttaattagttttattaatttaaacaaattaatataattaaaaataaaacaagattacttgaattattgaattaaaaaatattgtatgaatTAGAATGATGGGACCACAATTATGTATAAATTGagagatataatttatttgtaatgtgCTGCTGATATTGCTGCTGATGTGGCATATATATGTATGAGTACAAGGATAGGATGATCTTAGTGTCATAAATTATATGTAAACATTTATCTTCAATAACCGATcagtttattaattttagtaaaaaattggTAGTCAAAAACTATAgataactttataatttataagatttgaAACATGATAAATGATAACTCCAAATCTGATAATTTGGATGAACTAAATGGATATATTCTAGAACgtatcaattttatataaagaaagaagaggaagagagattagagagagaaaaggtGAAAGTGGGGGCGCTGCGGCAGGTGGGAGGAGGTAGACAAATCCAGCAATCGTACAAAGAGCCGAAGAACACGTGGACCAGATTCGCCTACTTCAATAATTCAATCTATATTCCAATCTCTCTATCACTGTCTTGAATCATCATCATATTTTATACTGATTTCATCATtcaaaccattccaatttcatCTCAATTTGGAAAGACAGTAGTTAAGTAACAAAGCCActagaagaacaagaagaagaaggaactgtttttctctttctatttcTCTGTACACAGTTCTTGACCCCAAGGTATCCTGAAGAGCCGCTTTTAGAGAAGGAGAGAGTCATAACTCTTATCCATCTCTGAATCAATTGAAGTTTATCCATTATCCAGTCTCTTTCACAGCTTACAAAGGTTTTTTCCATGTACTTTTTGCTTTCTATAAATTCTATTTCTTCTTTGCATGTATTTAAATAAGGTTTAAGTCCATTTCTCATCCAAAATTTCGCTTTATTCTTCACTTTCTTTACTCACTATAGTTGGATTTGAGTACCAATTTTGCTCTGCAAGACTGCATGGCTGTAAATTGTAAGTAATCTTTCTTTTACAACCATAGATCTAAAATGCTTACTGTTTTGTTTGAgagatttcaaataaaccaaccATATGTTGATTGATTGATCTCTTTCTGAGTTAATGTTTGCCCTAATTTGCTTTTTTTCTATAGTAATGTATTGGCAAAATCAACTTGAAATCTTGCTGTTTTGGAGCTGAATGAATCAAAGGATTTATGCTTCACGCGATTTGCTTCTATTTGAAAAAGGGGATTTTGTATGggttgagatttttttttatcttattggcatttagtctttttcttctccttttgtttttgtttctgttTCTCTTAGATTCACTAAATGCATCTTGCGTTTTACTTTCAATAAAAAGTTTACCTTTTTCAAAAAGTATTGGAGGCTTAAATGTGTTATGATCAAATTTCAGGAGAAATCTCTCAAAAGTAAGAAGCATTTAGGGATCGAATCGAGGATGAGTAACCCTAAGATTAAACGAAGAATCGGTAAATATGAGGTGGGGAGGACGATTGGCGAAGGTACTTTTGCTAAAGTGAAATTCGCCAAGGATTCTGAGACAGGGCAACCTGTGGCAATTAAGATTCTTGACAAAGACAAGATTCTTAAACACAAGATGGCTGAACAGGTTCTTTTTTATTGCTTTTTATTGAACATACTGAATGGAATTCTAGGATGATATTTGATAAGTTtaaattttcttcttctttgtctCATTGTTGGTGATGTagataaagagagaaattgcAACAATGAAGCTGATCAAACATCCTAATGTTGTTCGCTTGTATGAGGTATAtcttttctttactttctttTGAAAAGTTAATGCTTGTATTAAATGAATGGATTGTAGTAAAGACATCGCGATTTCAACAGTATAAACGAAGAACATAGAGAAAAGATTGAATGTTCCTTTTTGATAAACAAAGATCAATTCATGCTAGTCTTTTGAATTTTCGCGTGTTCAATATCTATGGGGCAGGTAATGGGGAGCAAGAGTAAGATATATATTGTTTTGGAGTTTATCACTGGAGGAGAGCTCTTCGATAAAATTGTAAGTTTTTTGCTTTTGCATGGAAGTTGTCATAGAATATTTGGTTGCACTCCCTTTGAATCATAAAACTTATAACACTGAGACGTGGTCTATTTTGTCCTTATAGTGTTTGGTTTGTTCTTGTTTCATAATAGGTAAATGATGGTCGAATGCGTGAAGATGAAGCAAGAAGGTATTTCCAGCAGCTGATTCATGCAGTTGATTATTGCCATAGTAGGGGCGTTTATCACAGAGATCTGAAGGTATTTACTCAATTTTTAtagtaaatgaaaaaaaaccgGTTAGATTGATTGCATTCATTTCGCTTCTGGTGCAGCCAGAAAATCTGCTACTGGACATTCATGGCTCCCTTAAAGTTTCCGATTTTGGATTAAGCGCTCTGTCCCAGCAAGTCAGGGTAACTTTTTAAAGACCATATGcacttttattttaacaattgtttttcttttcatgCTGTCCAAGTTTAGATTATGTGAAGAAATGGCAGCACACGACATTCTTTTATAAAACAACTAAAATGACCACGATTAAACATCTGTCGAGTCTAAATGGAAAAATCCATATTCCTTATTAACAAGAGTCCCATTGATTGGGggatataatcaatatttagtGTAAACTTGAGAAAAGACAAGGAATAATTAATGGGATCAAacttaacttataaaaataaacttctCTGTTTTAACAAACTCAAATAAGGTATTATATCTTAAACACGTAAGAAAGAAGAATGATTGAAGAAACGTGTCTTTAACAATACAAAAAGAGTCTTAATCCACTAGGGTAGCTCCAGTAGCAAAAAAATCTTGCCTAAGAGATCAAAGGTCTCAGTTCGATTCCCACACCTTAAGTTGAAGTGGTAGGTAGTACTAGCTTTCTAAAAAAAAGTCTTATATGTACACACATTTCTCTATTTTAGTCTAAACTAGAGAAAGACACTTGAACACGTTAATTAACGTTGTTCATTTTAGAACTCTACCATCATGTCACATTGAATGGGTATCCTAAATTGACCGAAACTCACCTACCTGATGCAAGGCATGTGTATCTTAACCAGTAATACTAAGGGActgtttgatgttgggttatttaCATATAatctgagtttttttttttatttttataagaaaataaataaatcttggtTAATGAaaaagtgggttatttgggtaaaatttctcaaatatctttagcattgaatattttataatgcTGTAAAGAATAAATCATGTTTAATGAAAATTTGggtatttgaatattttgatactttagttgatgattttataaaataaagtgatTGGTGATGAGATGTTGGATttaacccaaatcaaacaagtcctaaaTATATTCATgcttttaataaagttaaagaaCCAACTCATTAAGGGATTGTGATGATGATTATATGGTGTTGAGCTCCTATATTTAGAcaactaaaattttaagaaagaGCATCTACCAAATTATGACAATTTATCTTGATTCTTATAACTTTCATTAATTCGGTTATTATTCTGATTTATCAGGACGATGGCTTGTTTCATACTGCATGTGGGACTCCTAACTACGTTGCTCCTGAGGTGTGTGGCTGTCAAACAAACAATATACTGCACTACTAATAAATTCTCAGACTAATTTGTGTTAGGACAAgctgttatgttttttttgtgtgtgtgttttTGACTTAGAGACAAGTTGTAATGTGCTTTCTTTTCATTAGGTCCTTGATGATCAAGGCTATGATGGTGCAACAGCCGACATATGGTCCTGCGGAGTAATACTCTTTGTTCTGCTTGCAGGTTACTTGCCTTTCGATGACTCTAATCTTATGAACCTTTACAAAAAAGTGAGCATTATACTAAATTATCCGCACAGCTTTAGTTGTTCTGAATATGTTCTTGGGCTTAATTCTTAGGTCATTGTTTATGCAGATCTCATCAGCTGAATATACCTGCCCTCCTTGGTTGTCATTCTCTGCTATGAAATTCATAGCACGAATTTTGGATCCAAATCCTGTGACCGTAAGATTTTGAATCTATGTTTTCTTGACATTACCGAGTTCTTTCTAAAAATTGGAATCACTATTTCACTTCATAATATCTAAGAAGTACAAAAAAGAGAGCGGAAAACAAGAAACTCAGGCTTGCTTTGTCAATTCACATATATGACAGTTCCCCAAgggatatgaataaaaatttgacATTACAAAGACTGCTTAATGGAAGGTGGTCCTATTTACCAATCTTAATTGCttataaaaatagtatataataaatgaaacgTTGGCAGTGAACCGATTTTCAACTCCTTTATAAGGTCTTCAAAAGTTTTGGATCTAGCTATAGTTAGTATGTGTTTTTTACTTGTTATAATTGTCATTATCTTGAAAATGAGATCCCTTCCTTTTGATTTGTCCTATGGCAGCGCATCAGGGTTCCCGAAATTTTAAAAGACGAGTGGTTCAAGGTAAATTACAAACCACCAGTGTTTGATGAGAAGGAAGAGACTAATCTTGATGACGTCGAAGCTGCTTTCAAGGAGTCAGAAGTGAGTTGTACTCTTAGAGCATTTTATCCTTTATCTTTGCATGTTTCCTTATGGATACAGTCATATTAGGCTTTATAATTTTCcatcttaggccttgtttgatgtggggttattttgaaataaactgGGTATGAAAAGGTGAACTATTTGGGTCAGATGACCAAAACATccttagtatttaatatttaaaaatgttataaagaataaagtaaCGGTATTTTAGATAATGATTTGATGGAAGAAGTGATGGGTGATAGGATGTTGgatatttggatttaatccaaatgaccCACATCAAACAATGCCTAATATGGCTTggcaaaatcaaacaaaaaatgtaTTTCTGGGAGTTCTAGGAAAAAGTGGAAATGCATGTTTTCATCAGTTAcacaattatttgttaataaagcatttgattttattgataaattaaaatatgcaaCAGGAGTTCCATGTAAGAGAAAATAAGGAAGAACAACAACCTGCTCCCATGAATGCATTTGAATTGATATCTATGTCAAGAGGGCTAAACTTGGGGAATTTCTTCGGCGTGGAACAGGTTTTTAAATCTTTGTGCTACTTGGTGAATATTGGTTTTCAGTATTTTCTTTCCTTATTCATAATTTTGGTGTTTCAACTGTTTCAGGGATTTAAGAGGGAAACCAGGTTCACATCCAAGTGTCCAGCTAGTGAGATAATTAACAAGATTGAAGAAGCTGCAAAGCCTCTTGGCTTTGACGTTCACAAGAAAAATTACAAGGTATGGAAGCTGAAATAAAACGGTTTTTGGTTAGATTATCTTTCTTAACTTGCATGACAGTGTTGGTGAAATAACACAGTAAATGAGCTAGACTGTTCATGCAGTTTTATAAGAGTTCATTCGAGTTGAGCTCAATTTATATCTTAGCCAATCTTGAGAAAACTACAATGCTATAAAATAAAGCAAATATAATTggtataaaatgttattataattaaactcAAACTAATATTTGTGTGCATattgaaaaatgaattttagACGGAAAGTTCACTTTAGAACTCATAAATAGAAGATCTTATTCTGCGGTGGACATTTTTGGCAACAGAAGAACGTTCTAAGGAAAGAAATTTAGGAGTGAGTGGATAAAGATTAAAGAGATTATTCCTTATTACCTTCACCTCCCTTGAGAAATGAGGGATTTAATCTTATGTAATTATATCTGTTcaattctttgttttttttgtttgacttTCTACTCTTGGATAGTTGaccttttttcaaataaaaaaatacatacaaGATCACGCACCTTTGGAAGTAAGGATCCTTCTTGACATTTACTTAATACGTAGAAACAATTTGTGAAGATATGTTCCTTTTGGTGCAGATGAGGCTTGAAAATGTGAAAGCTGGGCGAAAAGGAAATCTCAACATTTCCACTGAGGTATGTCAGAATAGTTGGAAAGTGCTATCAAAAGTGctcttattttgaattataagtAATGTatgtatctatctatctatctatccaCTAGGTATTTCAAGTAGCACCTTCTTTGCATATGGTTGAGGTGAGAAAATCGAAAGGAGACACATTAGAGTTCCATAAGGTAAAATCCCAAATGTTCTATACtttaattgattgattgattgattttgtgtcctaaaagttaaatttaattatttcctatATGGTTGGTTATTCGTGTCTGTCCTtctaaaaacttatatttagcttgttttggattggccccatttaaaaacacattttatttGTAGTTTTTATTTGCAAGTGCATCCTGATACAAATACGTTTGAAAACTAAACTTAGTCAGAGACATATTCATTAATTTAGTTGTTTCTCATCTGGATCTGAAAACATAAACtataagtgttttcaaatggagCCATATTTATGTTTGTGTTTTTGCTGTTGAGTTTGAAGTAGAAGCAATTTCTTTGtcatgggttatttgaaaaaaaaatcttgtttgataaaaaaaagtggattatttaggttaaattaCTAGATGGTCCTTTTgtaattctataaaaaaataagtaaggatatttttgatatttggATTGATCAAAGAGagtttttgaaataatcaaatagcccaagatcaaacaaatgatgaatatatataagataagcAACATGTCTTGTTGATAAACCGGTTTTACAACATAGTTTCCAAACTAGCCTTTCTTTAAAAAATGGTATGTTGGTTTTGGAATTTGGGCTCGTTTGATCACAGATTGCGCAGATTTATCCCTGTTTTGGTTTGCTAGCGTAATCTAACcaagaaattgaagaaatagTCTAACTgcgtttcttttttttttggcgATTTTGCAGTTTTATAAGAATCTTTCAACCAGCCTTGAAGATGTGGTATGGAAAACAGAGGATGACATGAAAGGAACAAAGTAATTCATTGTGGGAATTTGGTATATCTTTATGCCTTGTTTGGTTTGTCTTCTTTGTAACCTGAATATGTAGGATTAGTAAATTCTTGTGTTGTTTTCTATTAGTAGCCATAGTGATGTGCAGTTTTCATTGCTCTGGAACTCCAGATTTTTGGTCCTGTGATCTTGAGTTTCTAATATTGTTATATcaggattttttattttattttttggattctTTATTTTACCAAATTGAGGCATTCTgaatgaagaatatatatatgggtAACAAATTGGAAGCTTTTGACAAAATCTTTTAATAGTTATGAGACTGTTTGGAAAAGGTTATTTTATCGCaaaaaattgaaagtgatttttgttattttagtttGGTAAAATAACCTTTTCTCCCACGTCAATTTGAATCGATTTAATATGAGTTAAGATTCGGACTTCTTTGTTTTTAAAACGATTCAAGATTTAATATGAGTTAAGATTTCAGACATCTTGTTTGCTCTTTATCGAAATTATGATTTTAGTTAtcgattttataaaatttaatagataaagtctataatttgttaaaattaaatagttatgatttttgtctttgatggaatagttttattttttaaaatgataattatagtttcatttattttttcctgtgactttaacttttttttgggcataaattattaatttttttgaactatgatattttaaacatttttgtaTCATAAAAATGCTTTCAGAacgggaaatttgattaaatgacCCTTAAATTTTGAAGGTCATTCccaaaaataatctcaaaattttcaatttttatatttaacattttttttaaaatttggatagttttatcttttcattatttttttttaatattttccctCCCTCATTTCACATTTCCCAATCCCACCAACCCACTTTCTCTCTATTCCTTCCCCGCGACCCAACTGCCACCGGCATCACCTGCCACCACCCCCGCACCCATTCTCATCTCCTCGACTCACCAAGCAACGCCGGTCACCTGCAATGCTGGAGGACGACGAGACCCAGCAGCATCGCCGTGTAGACCCGACCAGCAGCATCGCCTTTAAAATGGGTatgttcatttctttcattctcatttAGCTGAAGAACACTCTATATGTTTGGTACGTTT
This is a stretch of genomic DNA from Impatiens glandulifera chromosome 4, dImpGla2.1, whole genome shotgun sequence. It encodes these proteins:
- the LOC124933900 gene encoding CBL-interacting protein kinase 32-like, coding for MSNPKIKRRIGKYEVGRTIGEGTFAKVKFAKDSETGQPVAIKILDKDKILKHKMAEQIKREIATMKLIKHPNVVRLYEVMGSKSKIYIVLEFITGGELFDKIVNDGRMREDEARRYFQQLIHAVDYCHSRGVYHRDLKPENLLLDIHGSLKVSDFGLSALSQQVRDDGLFHTACGTPNYVAPEVLDDQGYDGATADIWSCGVILFVLLAGYLPFDDSNLMNLYKKISSAEYTCPPWLSFSAMKFIARILDPNPVTRIRVPEILKDEWFKVNYKPPVFDEKEETNLDDVEAAFKESEEFHVRENKEEQQPAPMNAFELISMSRGLNLGNFFGVEQGFKRETRFTSKCPASEIINKIEEAAKPLGFDVHKKNYKMRLENVKAGRKGNLNISTEVFQVAPSLHMVEVRKSKGDTLEFHKFYKNLSTSLEDVVWKTEDDMKGTK